The genomic window aaaagcaattCAATTAGCATTTTAAGTTTAAGAACGTGGAGGTTTTTAAGGCTATGACCCATGGTTTTTCTAGGAGGAAGAATAAGATGGAAAAACAGAATCAACTCAGTCACAgagacaaaataacacaaactgtCATAGTTTGATGAAATAAGTAGTGGAATATTGACTTGAGCCTCAAGTGCAGACTCTCCTAGCTTCTCTCCTGGTCGCCCGTGTAGGAAGTCCCCTGTGATGACAACATGAAGGAGAACAtcttgtttaaaaacattttaggaTGTACAGATGGAGATACCTCTGACACTTTAGTTTGGATTGAGATTTAAGAGTCATCTTATCAAGCTTAAGTGTTTAACAGCAGTATATACACTCAGGGCACTTAATGGAATAAGATAACCCCCCACATCAACCAGACAATCGCCTATTTGGCAACTGGGAAGGAAacactccctttaaacaggatgAAACTTCCTGCCACGACCAATTCAGGGGTAAGGGTAAAAACAAGGAGTGTAGGAAGTCAATTAAGCATAAATGCTAAATGGATGCTGTGAAACATATTTGAATAGGTGCACTTCTGGGATCCAAACTGGATTTAACTGAGACGGTAACTTGGAATATAGGATATATatgaacattaaaaacaagtatCAACTTCTAGGTTACAGAATTAAAAGCCAAAAACTTCATTTCCTCTAATGGCCAGTATAAACTGGCTACAAACAGAGCTTTAGCTGTAACATTACAACCTGGAGAAATGGTTTTGTTCTTTATAGCTAATTTCCACATTAATAACACTTAAAGTTAGGGGAGTGGCCCATAGCTGTCTGGTGTCACATCCACTAAGCTGATTCACTGTCATTAAATTCTATTTTTTAGTATTAATTACACTAATTATGGGGTATCTATGTCTTTGTGTTATACCTGTAGAGTTTTAGGAGATTGTAAACCAAGCTTTTGAATGTCAGCTAAAAACTaaagctagaaaaaaaaaacacccactgAAGTAGAAGAAAACAATGCTAACACcgaggctttaaaaaaacagagccCAGAAAGAAAGTTAGAATGTAGCCATAACTAGCTACATTATAACTATAGCTACATTAGCTCAGTTTTTAACCCAAATTTAGCCAGTTCATATTCATGTGTGAATATGTTAGTTCTGTAACATAATGAAATGCTATAATAATAGGTAGTGAGTGAATTCAATACATGCTGCAGCTACAATATGTCATGTAATGTGAAATAATAAACTAGCTACTGAAGAAGCTAGCCAACTGTTATGCTATGGTACTGTGTTAAAGTAGGCTAGTTGTGTCCTGtcaggacaaaaagaaaaaaattaaaatgacaaaggtacaacaacaacagctcatCTGTGGTGAGAGGAAAGCTCTAGGACAGCCTGAACTTGTGAGTGTGCTACCAGTTATTTTCTCAATAACAACAACCCTTGTATTCTAGCCTTATGAGTTTATGGGGCTTTTGGGTGGctgattttttatttgaatCCTTGGGCAACGCCAAGTTGCTCTCCAGGGTGTTcgtcagagtatgaatgtgtgtgtttagatgGAAAGCAATTAAGTGTAGGAAAAAAGTGCTTGCATGAATGGGTATAAAGCATTCCAAGTGCTCAAGTAGAGTCGAAATGCATGATACGAGAACCAGTCCATTCATCACTTGCTGTGCTGCCCTGTGTTTAATATGTAAGCTAGCTAAATGTATATCAGACTGTGACTTTTTACAGACTACttacacaacattaaaaaaaaaaaataaagccagcGGGTTTGTTTCACTCCAAACCCAGCAGCTCTACATCAAAGATGAGGGTGGCATTAGGTGGGATGATGCCCGGATGGCCTTTGTTTCCGTAAGCGTAGTCAGGCGAACAGGTCAGCTTGGCCCTCTGACCAACACTCATCTAGATGCaggaagatgaagaggaggagacagaAACAGGACAAAGGCAATGGATTGTTATTGAGCACTTGTTCTGCTAGAAAATACAGTTAATTGGATCATAATGTAGTCTCTGCAGTGGAAGTTAGATAATAAGCCACAGGGGACAGTAAAAATATCTTGTTTACTAATGATGCTTCAGTTTTCCTCAATCTTATCCACAGTGCATCTACTCTGACTGCTTTACTGCACAATAGCAAATCAATCTAAATGCCCTGTGGGTATATTAAAGATCACACTGAGCACACAGAGAACTTGAAGTTGCTACCATTAAAAATACAGGATGTCCACACAGGCAGCACCAGCCACCTCATCTAAATGCTGCACGGCTGAGCGGGTGAGATATGGAGCTGTGTCCTTGCTGTGTTGGTGCACAGAGGAACAGAGTTAATGGAGAGCTTGGTAAGTGAAAACTCGATAATGGAACCATGTCAATAAATTTATGTGTTACAGAAGCAAAATACATCTTCTTTGAAACCATCCCAGTTACATTTGCCTCTAAATCATGACTGCTGAAGCTGCCGAGCTTTATGACTTTTCCCCCAGAATCTGATCCAGTGGCATACAATACACTGCAGAATGTCCTCTGAGGACATCTGAATAAATTCACACAGCTTATAGACCAGCTTTAGCTTCATTGCTTGATCATTATTTTATATGTGCTGTATTGGGGTTTCCGTATGGGGTACTAGATACAAATTTAAGACTGTTTAAGACacataataaaatgtttatttcctttctgcAATCAAGTCAGTCCAATGTAAAACCAGTGGGAACAATAAGCTCAGCACTTACAGTATTTACAAAGCACATGAGCGGGTACATTGATATCACTGACATCACCACCTCATTTTAACCAGCTGAATTTCATAATTGACAGTAATACAACTAACTAGTTACATGACCTGGAACCAGACAAGTAGCAGAAACTATGGCATTTATGGCATTTGCTCCAGGTATAATGATACTGTTTATAAACAGGAAACAATGAACACGTCTGAACAAGCAAACTCTAAAGGGCACGATTTTTGGTCCTGGAGCCTTTCTAAAGTCAGTTTTTTTAGGCTGTTTTTAGTCTGGGTCGTTTTGGCTAATCGTGAATGAATCTGTTGTactgcaagtctgcaaataGCCTAAGCAGAAGTCAAAAGACATTTTGCAAAATGCAATctcagttttcattttttgccCGGTAAGAATTTTACTTCGCACTACCTCTTTTCATATATCTGCTTTCATGGTcagactgtttttttcttttgtttttgtgtccaGCCCATGCGCCGCTTAGCAGACAGTTAATCAGAGTCCCTGAACTGTTGAttgaaattctttgttttttttttttagtgttcagACTAATTAGCAACAGCATGTCTGCTAACCAAACTAGCTAGCATATGGTGATAACTTAGCACACCATCCTCGGCTgtaaatatggtcacttctcgtggcgatcgtggctcaagagttggcagttcgtgttataatcggaaggttgctggttcgagccctggcttggacagtctcggttgttgtgtccttgggcaagacactccgcctactggtgatggccaatGGTGCGATATGgtagcctcgcttctgtcagtctgccccaggctacaactgtagcttgcctccaccagtgtgtgagagtgaatgaatagtggaattgtaaagcgctttgagggcccgaaaagcgctatataaatgcaatccattattatttccGGCTCCAAAAGAACTACAAAACCAGTGGAACACGTCAGCTTTGTTATTTCCATCTTCTCAGCAGAGTCGATGGTTGTTAACCTGACTGAAAATAGGCTGAATGAGCATAGATGTATCCATGTTTTATTGAATCATCATCAACTTCAGTGAATGTTGTAGTTAAATTCCACCATCttggactgcagctggtgaAGTAAGCTTTCTTCTGTTGTACAGCTTAGAACTGCAGCACATGAGCCAGTTTGGTGGCCTTCCAGCTTGCAGAAGATCTCCAGTAAGGAGTACGAACACCAGCAGCAGTCCAAGATAGTGGAGTTGGAATCTTTCCAACCACAGGACTAGATCCTTCCTACAAAGCAGCAGATGGATATTGAAGACCGCCACAACAGTAACCTACCCAGTGACTCATCTAGTAGGGAAAATACAAAATGGTTAGCAGCAAATTAACTTCCCAAATAAAAGTGAGAAGATTATGGCCTAGTAAACTGAAGGTGGGTATCACTGGAGGGATGAATATATAAAACTAAAACGTGCTAACCCACCATGTAAAGTCTATGATGGAAAAATGTAACGCTACTAATAATAACCTTTTTACCTTTTCCCAAAGTTCTCCAGCCTACCTGCACTACACCCTCTTCCCAGCCTCGGATCACTTCCTGCTTGCCAATCTTGAACCGGAAAGGCTTGTCTCTGTCACGAGAAGAGTCAAACTTCCGTCCGTCTGTGAGAGAGCCTGCAAACAAGGAAACGGTAAGATGGAAGTAcagtgtgtgagagaaacagaaacagctgctggTGCACGCCCTCATCCTGCTGTTGAAAAAGCCAGCCATTACCCCTGAACATGAACAATTACAGGACTAATCACTCACAGAATGTTCAGGCCGGCTAATATCTAACGTGTACAAGTTGTTTCATAAAACCATTGCAAACAGTGATGTCTTCCAAGCTTCTCTGGCATCCATCATCTCTGCTGTGTTTATACAGAGCGCACAAATAAAGGGATTCTCAGCATCTCAGAAATAGAAGCTGCAGCTGTCTGCATGGTGGGTTTGAATGTGAGTCAGGAAGATGCAGGCATGGGTGCACAGAATAGCAGCCCTCCAATACCATTTCCGCCATcgttattactgttattaccACCACCGTGGaagggtgtgtgtctgtgtgtgtggttgctTGATGCAACATAATACATATCGATACGCAGATCAGGAGGCGAGCTGGCAAGATGCAGCCTGTAATCCCAGCGGCACGGTGGGGTGTCCTGTCCTCTTCTGGAAATCTAGATATCAGATTATCTGGACAAGCTAAAGGTCCCATTCGATCCGAGCACTGCAGTGCAAAGAACCCAATAATGACTTTCTCACACGCTGATCATTTCCTGGATGCAGAGCTGCTCCCAGACAGACCAAGTTTTGATCTTCATACAGATGTCTGCATCAAAAAAAGACTCGCTTGTGTAACGGAATATCCTGTTTCATGTCAA from Astatotilapia calliptera chromosome 20, fAstCal1.2, whole genome shotgun sequence includes these protein-coding regions:
- the fkbp1ab gene encoding FKBP prolyl isomerase 1Ab; this translates as MGVEIETITPGDGRTFPKKGQTCVVHYVGSLTDGRKFDSSRDRDKPFRFKIGKQEVIRGWEEGVVQMSVGQRAKLTCSPDYAYGNKGHPGIIPPNATLIFDVELLGLE